Genomic segment of bacterium:
TGTAAACTTCCACTTAATAACCGCTATAGAATTGAGTAAACGGTCAGCCAGTGATGAGTAAGCAGAACTCAGTGACTATGGATTTTCGGCTCATTGTTCACTGGATAGTGAGCACTCATACCTATTGAACAAGTATTTGAAAATGGATATCCTCAATTTTCCCTTCTCGTAATATCTCATTGAGTGCCTTTTTCAATTCTTCTTTTAATGCCTTTTTCCCCTCAACGGTTCCTACCTCTATTGTTTTCCCTATGAGAACAGTATTAATAATATCCTTAATTTGAGTTTCTCGTTCACCTAATTCTGCAGATAGCATATCATATTTTTCAGCATCATAATATAAAGTTACATCACTAATTTTAACATAGTGGTCTTCTTCAGGGTCAGATAATCTGGCGAGGTATGCCCCAATCTGATAAACATGTAGAGGTTTTGGAGGGAGTTTTTCCTCATGAGTGGTTTCTGGTTCAAATTCTAATTCAGGTGGAGTTGCTCGTTTTCCCGCGACGAACCAGGCAACAAGAGCGGCAATTACAAGGACTACTACCGCCACAATCGCTATCATCAGTATATTTGGTAAGCCACCCTTCGGCTTACCTTTCTCTTCACCTTCTGCGGCCTCTTCACCCGCAGTTGCTTCTGCTTTTTCCTCTTCTGCCATAATAGATTACTCCTGTAAATATCTTGTAACTATTCACCACGAAGAGCACGAAGGACACGAAATGGAATTTAAGGTCTTGTAATTTTCGGTAGTGTCTGACAAT
This window contains:
- a CDS encoding flagellar basal body-associated FliL family protein; translation: MAEEEKAEATAGEEAAEGEEKGKPKGGLPNILMIAIVAVVVLVIAALVAWFVAGKRATPPELEFEPETTHEEKLPPKPLHVYQIGAYLARLSDPEEDHYVKISDVTLYYDAEKYDMLSAELGERETQIKDIINTVLIGKTIEVGTVEGKKALKEELKKALNEILREGKIEDIHFQILVQ